In Chitinivibrionales bacterium, the following proteins share a genomic window:
- a CDS encoding Gx transporter family protein: MQSLNDAAQQQAVRKTVWLLCAVALNALEFFIPRLPFFPWLKPGLANIITILWIIEYGAVDAVLFSLLRTWIVGFYFGFSFLTISLAMSGGVLSTITMGIFWSLLGKNKLLGTIGLGTIGAAFHNAGQLCAVYALMAANLHLFYQIPVMLIASVIFGGIVGLLAPLVYKVVGPGMISMDSQNNFHLPAIRASSSNHFFSWILLCSCIAIVFSDSYEALCACAVAASLIVQIQLKGSIKAFFKPMSGFWVLFVFIACVDLFFSYGTRIEIIPFVTHEGVDATLKQWLRLWTWLQVSSILSYFNFHAVMLQTLRAIFKRHDETIFAGVLALEYFPGIAEDGKRFIKNKIAVIFGRKEEKILKNSLEGSIETNWITALVTGLYKLVILRVIK; the protein is encoded by the coding sequence ATGCAATCACTCAATGACGCGGCGCAGCAGCAGGCGGTGAGAAAAACGGTGTGGCTCTTGTGCGCCGTGGCCCTGAACGCACTTGAATTTTTCATCCCGCGCCTCCCCTTTTTCCCCTGGCTCAAGCCCGGGCTCGCGAACATCATCACCATTCTCTGGATCATCGAATACGGCGCGGTTGATGCTGTGCTGTTTTCCCTGTTGCGCACGTGGATCGTGGGATTTTATTTCGGTTTTTCATTTCTCACCATATCCCTGGCGATGAGCGGCGGCGTTCTCTCGACCATTACCATGGGAATCTTCTGGAGCCTGCTCGGAAAAAACAAGCTTCTCGGGACCATCGGCCTCGGCACCATCGGCGCAGCGTTCCACAATGCCGGACAACTGTGCGCGGTGTACGCGCTCATGGCTGCCAACCTGCACCTGTTTTACCAGATCCCGGTGATGCTCATTGCATCCGTCATTTTCGGCGGTATCGTGGGGCTGCTCGCGCCGCTGGTTTACAAAGTGGTTGGACCCGGAATGATCTCTATGGATTCGCAAAACAATTTCCATCTTCCGGCGATCAGAGCTTCATCATCCAATCATTTCTTTTCATGGATACTTTTGTGCTCCTGCATTGCGATCGTCTTCTCAGATTCTTATGAAGCGCTGTGCGCATGCGCCGTTGCCGCATCGTTGATCGTTCAGATTCAACTCAAAGGATCAATCAAAGCATTCTTCAAGCCAATGTCCGGTTTCTGGGTGCTTTTCGTTTTTATCGCCTGCGTCGATCTGTTCTTTTCCTACGGCACGCGGATTGAAATTATCCCATTTGTCACGCACGAGGGTGTCGACGCGACGCTCAAGCAATGGCTGCGGCTCTGGACTTGGCTCCAGGTTTCCAGCATTCTTTCGTATTTCAACTTTCATGCGGTGATGCTGCAGACTTTACGGGCAATATTCAAGCGGCATGATGAAACAATTTTCGCAGGTGTGCTTGCGCTGGAATATTTTCCCGGGATCGCGGAAGATGGGAAGAGGTTTATAAAAAATAAAATTGCTGTAATTTTTGGGCGAAAAGAGGAAAAAATTTTGAAAAACAGCCTTGAAGGATCAATTGAGACTAACTGGATAACTGCTTTGGTTACAGGGCTTTATAAGCTTGTTATTTTAAGAGTGATAAAATAA
- a CDS encoding NusG domain II-containing protein, whose product MPHKLKSFTFLDFVIIASCLAGALLFLPLMQSHAPATVVVYRENKKIAQYALSSPKEITLKGKIGDLSLSIRDNSVRVAWADCPKQICVHAGAIRRVGQQIVCAPNHILIELEASSGKGIDAITQ is encoded by the coding sequence ATGCCTCACAAGTTGAAATCATTCACCTTCCTTGATTTTGTCATCATCGCATCATGTCTTGCCGGGGCTCTTCTCTTTTTACCCCTCATGCAATCCCACGCGCCCGCCACCGTCGTGGTTTACCGCGAAAACAAGAAAATCGCCCAATACGCCCTTTCTTCCCCAAAGGAAATCACCCTGAAGGGAAAAATCGGCGACCTGTCCCTTTCCATCCGCGACAACAGCGTGCGCGTAGCGTGGGCGGATTGTCCCAAGCAGATCTGCGTGCACGCGGGCGCGATACGGCGCGTTGGCCAGCAGATCGTGTGCGCGCCGAACCATATCCTCATCGAACTTGAAGCTTCGTCCGGGAAAGGCATCGATGCAATCACTCAATGA
- a CDS encoding AAA family ATPase, translated as MKTTIIDNVEVVLSHPVDVKAEWIGQQEPLRQLLACWITVAKDDLPLTPRLIGVPGIGKTTLGITAAQKRGQSVYVLQCTSDTRPEDLLITPVLSEKGKIAYHASPLLSAAIEGGIAVLDEGNRMSEKSWASLAGLFDNRRMAESVVAGIVVKAHPEFRAVVTMNDDSSTYEIPDYIMSRLQPGIEICFPSREDELKILSYNLPFCPEEILDMCVDYLQQAHGLDLPYSVRDGINAIRYTLKKRKNGSGANVKDLFADSVRQILGDEALDLEALAAKRKLSGEHLPDMSLGDYFFPDDEDLNPDAKDH; from the coding sequence ATGAAAACAACGATCATTGACAATGTAGAAGTCGTCCTCTCCCACCCCGTGGACGTGAAGGCCGAGTGGATCGGCCAGCAGGAGCCGCTGCGCCAGCTCCTCGCGTGCTGGATCACGGTCGCGAAAGACGACCTGCCGCTCACGCCGAGGCTCATCGGCGTGCCGGGCATCGGCAAAACCACGCTCGGCATCACGGCGGCGCAGAAGCGCGGGCAAAGCGTCTATGTGTTGCAGTGCACGTCGGACACCAGGCCCGAGGACCTGCTCATCACGCCGGTGCTTTCCGAGAAGGGAAAAATAGCCTACCATGCGAGCCCGCTTTTGTCCGCGGCGATCGAGGGCGGCATCGCGGTGCTCGACGAGGGAAACCGGATGTCGGAGAAATCGTGGGCATCGCTTGCCGGCCTTTTTGACAACAGGAGAATGGCCGAGTCCGTGGTGGCGGGCATCGTGGTGAAGGCGCACCCGGAATTCAGGGCGGTCGTCACCATGAACGACGATTCCTCCACGTACGAAATCCCGGACTACATCATGTCGCGGCTCCAGCCCGGCATCGAAATCTGCTTTCCGAGCCGCGAAGACGAGCTGAAGATCCTCTCGTACAACCTGCCGTTCTGCCCCGAGGAAATACTTGACATGTGCGTCGACTATCTGCAGCAGGCGCACGGCCTCGACCTTCCCTACTCGGTGCGCGACGGCATCAACGCCATCCGCTACACCCTCAAAAAGCGGAAAAACGGCTCAGGCGCGAATGTAAAGGACCTGTTTGCGGATTCCGTCAGGCAGATTCTCGGCGATGAGGCGCTCGACCTTGAGGCGCTTGCCGCGAAACGCAAACTGTCGGGCGAACATTTGCCCGATATGAGCCTCGGCGATTATTTCTTTCCTGACGACGAGGACCTCAATCCCGACGCCAAGGACCATTGA
- a CDS encoding radical SAM protein — MPDVRIFTGSLFNQKALAGSGVPSLSSLKALDSSASLIPAFDVASIQFHGPALSSRGCPLRCSYCASRFLHNQYEARPVSIVAEELAFMQNRFGIRHFAWYDDALLYQPRRHFISLMEAMVHAGVKATFHAPNGLHVRWLTKETLEVMRSGGFKTLRFGYESGSRAFRRDTGGKARKEELKKKTGLALQTGFSGNDIGVYVMAGLAGQTPQDVADEIKFVATLSVKAKPVFFSPVPKTPLFENYSGQFPQLLETPLSHNDTYFITQLPGWSPSAVQEIIDLAKWFNEKISDKVTE, encoded by the coding sequence ATGCCGGATGTCCGGATTTTTACCGGCAGCCTTTTTAACCAAAAGGCATTAGCCGGATCAGGAGTCCCCAGCCTTTCATCGTTGAAAGCACTTGACAGCAGCGCCTCGCTCATTCCAGCATTTGACGTGGCAAGTATTCAATTTCACGGCCCGGCGCTTTCATCACGTGGCTGCCCGCTCCGTTGTTCATATTGCGCATCCAGGTTTCTGCACAATCAGTATGAAGCAAGGCCTGTTTCCATCGTGGCAGAGGAGCTTGCGTTTATGCAAAACCGTTTTGGCATCCGGCATTTTGCCTGGTACGATGACGCGCTGTTATACCAGCCGCGCCGGCATTTCATTTCCCTGATGGAAGCCATGGTGCATGCGGGAGTTAAGGCCACATTTCACGCGCCGAACGGACTCCATGTTCGGTGGCTGACAAAAGAGACTTTGGAAGTCATGCGCTCCGGCGGGTTTAAAACGCTGCGCTTCGGGTATGAAAGCGGCAGCAGGGCGTTCCGCCGCGATACCGGAGGAAAAGCCCGCAAAGAGGAATTAAAAAAGAAAACCGGGCTCGCACTGCAAACGGGTTTTTCCGGAAATGACATCGGCGTGTATGTGATGGCCGGGCTGGCGGGCCAAACACCGCAGGATGTGGCTGACGAGATAAAGTTCGTGGCCACGCTTTCGGTCAAGGCCAAACCGGTGTTCTTCTCCCCTGTTCCCAAAACACCGCTCTTTGAAAACTATTCCGGGCAATTTCCTCAGCTCCTTGAAACGCCGCTGTCGCACAACGACACCTATTTCATCACGCAGCTTCCGGGATGGAGTCCGTCCGCGGTGCAGGAGATAATTGATTTAGCAAAATGGTTTAATGAAAAAATAAGTGACAAAGTAACAGAGTAA